In Bacillus sp. FJAT-45037, the following are encoded in one genomic region:
- a CDS encoding YtoQ family protein, whose translation MELTVYLAGEIHSTWRKELKDQAKEMNLPIHFSGPMENHDRSDDIGEAILGTQPTKVLKDEAASSFNNLRTQILLQKSDVVIALFGENYKQWNSAMDAATALALNKPLILIRPEQLHHPLKELANKAQVVVETKEQALQALAYVFEDE comes from the coding sequence ATGGAATTGACTGTTTACTTAGCTGGAGAAATCCATAGTACATGGAGAAAAGAATTAAAAGATCAAGCAAAAGAAATGAACTTACCGATTCACTTTTCAGGTCCAATGGAAAACCATGATCGCTCAGATGACATTGGTGAGGCGATTTTAGGTACGCAACCAACTAAGGTATTAAAAGATGAAGCAGCTTCTAGTTTTAATAATTTACGTACACAGATTTTGCTTCAAAAATCAGACGTAGTCATTGCATTATTCGGTGAAAACTACAAGCAATGGAATAGTGCGATGGATGCAGCAACCGCTCTTGCACTAAACAAGCCATTAATTCTCATCCGTCCTGAACAATTGCATCACCCATTAAAAGAACTTGCCAACAAAGCACAAGTCGTCGTTGAAACAAAAGAACAAGCATTACAAGCACTTGCCTATGTATTTGAAGACGAATAA
- a CDS encoding DUF84 family protein, which translates to MIIGIGTKNPAKVHAVIDTLIREPYEFISVDAPSGVASQPFSEEETMEGAMNRAKHTLSVTNANIAFGLEGGVVQTSAGLMLCNWGALVSDTDQIFVASGAKIPLPVDVEKDLKLGHELGDVMARLTENRDIRKKEGAIGIFTAERLTRKAMFSHIVQILYGQYEYACQHFKH; encoded by the coding sequence ATGATTATAGGGATTGGAACAAAGAATCCAGCAAAGGTACACGCGGTGATCGACACCTTGATCCGTGAGCCTTATGAATTCATTAGTGTGGATGCGCCATCTGGAGTAGCAAGCCAACCATTTTCAGAGGAAGAGACGATGGAAGGAGCTATGAACCGGGCAAAACACACGCTTTCTGTGACGAATGCAAATATCGCCTTTGGACTTGAAGGTGGGGTCGTACAAACTTCTGCAGGGTTGATGCTTTGTAATTGGGGAGCTCTAGTTAGTGATACCGACCAAATTTTTGTTGCAAGCGGGGCAAAAATCCCTCTACCAGTTGATGTAGAAAAGGATTTGAAACTTGGACACGAACTTGGTGATGTGATGGCTCGGTTAACAGAAAATCGGGATATTCGCAAAAAAGAAGGTGCTATTGGCATCTTTACAGCAGAAAGACTGACGAGAAAAGCGATGTTTAGTCATATCGTGCAGATTCTTTATGGTCAATATGAGTATGCTTGTCAACACTTTAAACATTGA
- a CDS encoding M42 family metallopeptidase: MNQETMTLFKTLTELQGAPGFEHDVRKFVRSELEKYTDEIVQDRLGSIFGVKRGDETGPRVMVAGHMDEVGFMVTSISEKGLIRFQTLGGWWSQVLLAQRVQIMTDAGPVIGVIGSTPPHLLEESQRKKPMDIKNMYIDIGADDKEDALKIGVKQGQQIVPICPFTPMANEKKILAKAWDNRYGVGLSIELLKELQDEKLPNILYSGSTVQEEVGLRGAATAANMIKPDIFYALDASPANDATGGKDAFGHLGKGALLRILDRTMVTHRGMREFILDTAETNNIPYQYFISQGGTDAGRVHTSGNGVPSAVIGLCSRYIHTAASIIHIDDYAAAKELVVKLVKSTDQSTLDQITKGV, translated from the coding sequence ATGAATCAAGAAACGATGACATTATTTAAAACATTAACTGAATTACAAGGTGCACCTGGATTTGAACATGATGTAAGAAAGTTTGTACGCTCTGAGCTAGAGAAATACACGGATGAGATTGTTCAAGATCGTTTAGGAAGTATTTTCGGAGTCAAACGTGGGGATGAGACAGGCCCGAGAGTTATGGTGGCAGGTCATATGGACGAAGTGGGCTTCATGGTCACATCGATTAGTGAAAAAGGGTTAATTCGCTTTCAAACATTAGGTGGTTGGTGGTCACAAGTATTACTTGCTCAACGTGTTCAAATTATGACAGATGCTGGTCCTGTAATCGGTGTGATCGGATCGACACCTCCACATTTATTAGAAGAATCCCAACGTAAAAAACCAATGGATATTAAAAATATGTACATTGATATTGGAGCAGATGATAAAGAAGACGCTTTAAAAATAGGCGTTAAACAAGGGCAACAAATTGTGCCAATCTGTCCGTTTACTCCAATGGCTAATGAAAAGAAGATATTAGCCAAAGCATGGGATAACCGTTACGGGGTCGGTCTGTCGATTGAATTATTAAAAGAATTACAAGACGAAAAACTGCCAAACATTTTATATTCTGGATCAACCGTACAAGAAGAAGTAGGTTTACGTGGGGCAGCAACGGCGGCTAACATGATTAAACCTGACATTTTTTATGCTCTTGATGCAAGTCCGGCTAATGACGCGACAGGTGGGAAGGATGCCTTTGGTCATTTAGGGAAAGGGGCCCTTCTTCGCATCTTAGATCGTACGATGGTCACTCATCGTGGAATGCGAGAGTTTATTTTAGATACGGCTGAAACAAATAATATTCCTTACCAATACTTTATCTCACAAGGTGGAACGGATGCAGGTCGTGTTCACACGTCTGGTAATGGAGTTCCTTCTGCAGTTATTGGGTTATGCTCTCGTTATATTCACACCGCGGCATCGATTATTCATATTGATGATTATGCAGCAGCAAAAGAGCTTGTCGTAAAACTCGTGAAATCAACAGACCAAAGCACACTTGATCAAATTACAAAAGGTGTCTAA
- a CDS encoding PepSY domain-containing protein: MSMKRFALGIGIGLAAGYFLKENLTCESTSPERALKNVKKTVSSRHAISGSWIHMIPETIEREHVQVEVYRGGISTTTETGTVQYEFLADTKTGTLLELKAS; the protein is encoded by the coding sequence ATGAGTATGAAACGTTTTGCTCTAGGCATTGGAATTGGGTTAGCTGCTGGATATTTTTTGAAGGAAAATTTAACATGTGAGAGTACCTCACCTGAACGAGCATTAAAAAACGTAAAGAAAACGGTCTCCTCGCGTCATGCTATTTCAGGATCTTGGATACACATGATCCCAGAAACAATCGAAAGAGAGCATGTACAAGTAGAGGTTTACCGTGGTGGTATTTCCACAACAACGGAAACAGGTACTGTACAATACGAATTTTTAGCTGATACCAAAACAGGAACATTACTTGAATTAAAGGCATCCTAA
- a CDS encoding YtnP family quorum-quenching lactonase, whose protein sequence is MEELLRDDLKMTWLQGGVTHMDGGAMFGVVPKPLWSQKYPHNESNQIELRADPILLEKDGKNILIEAGIGQGRFTEKQKRNYGIKEESTVEKDLEKLGITTGDIDIVLMTHMHFDHATGLAKEKNGELIPTFENATVYTSAIEWNEMRNPNIRSKNTYWEQNWKPIEHQVKTFEKEIEVIPGLRLIHTGGHSDGHSILVLEHQGETFVHLADIMPTHAHANPLWVLAYDDFPMDSIYSKEKWQKYAKEHDAWFFFYHDCKYRAVKWDENGQLVDSIERKQYVYSNE, encoded by the coding sequence ATGGAAGAATTATTAAGAGATGATCTAAAAATGACATGGTTACAAGGTGGTGTCACTCATATGGACGGAGGGGCCATGTTTGGAGTAGTACCAAAACCGTTATGGAGTCAAAAATACCCTCATAACGAAAGTAATCAAATTGAACTGCGTGCCGATCCAATCTTACTTGAAAAAGACGGTAAAAACATTCTAATTGAAGCCGGAATTGGGCAAGGGAGATTTACCGAAAAACAAAAAAGGAATTACGGGATTAAAGAAGAATCGACTGTTGAAAAAGATTTAGAGAAATTAGGAATAACAACCGGCGATATCGATATCGTTTTAATGACTCATATGCATTTTGATCATGCAACAGGTCTTGCAAAAGAAAAGAACGGGGAACTAATACCTACGTTTGAAAATGCTACAGTCTATACCTCAGCTATTGAATGGAACGAAATGAGAAATCCAAACATTCGCTCAAAAAATACGTACTGGGAGCAAAACTGGAAGCCAATTGAACACCAAGTGAAAACGTTTGAAAAAGAAATCGAAGTGATACCAGGTTTGAGACTCATTCATACAGGAGGCCATAGTGACGGTCATTCTATTTTAGTGCTTGAACACCAGGGAGAAACTTTCGTACACCTTGCAGATATTATGCCAACACATGCCCATGCAAATCCTTTATGGGTGCTTGCCTATGATGATTTTCCTATGGACTCGATCTATAGCAAGGAAAAGTGGCAAAAGTATGCAAAAGAACATGATGCGTGGTTCTTCTTTTATCATGATTGTAAGTATCGTGCAGTGAAATGGGATGAAAATGGTCAACTTGTTGATTCAATTGAACGCAAACAGTATGTTTACTCGAATGAGTAA
- the trmB gene encoding tRNA (guanosine(46)-N7)-methyltransferase TrmB: protein MRLRHKPWATEEMEKYPSIVIQDPQQYKNKWNQLFGNDNPIYVEVGTGKGRFLTGMGEQHPDINFIGIEKYDSVIISAMERVRDSEQTNVKFLNEDVDGLLDFFGEGEIDRLFINFTDPWPKNRHAKRRLTHENFLTLYQNVLKKDGEIHFKTDNQALFEYSLHSMSTYGMSLQNVSLDLHRSSFEGNIMTEYEEKFSKKGMRIYRLEARYKEQ, encoded by the coding sequence GTGCGTTTACGACACAAGCCGTGGGCAACAGAAGAGATGGAGAAATATCCGTCGATTGTTATACAAGACCCGCAACAATATAAAAATAAATGGAATCAACTGTTTGGCAATGACAACCCGATCTACGTAGAAGTTGGAACTGGCAAAGGGCGCTTCCTCACAGGGATGGGCGAGCAGCATCCAGACATCAATTTTATCGGGATCGAGAAATACGATAGCGTTATAATCTCTGCGATGGAGAGAGTGCGTGATTCAGAACAGACGAATGTGAAATTTTTAAATGAAGATGTGGATGGATTGTTAGACTTCTTCGGAGAGGGTGAGATTGATCGTTTATTTATTAATTTCACTGATCCATGGCCTAAGAATCGTCATGCAAAGCGTCGTTTAACGCATGAAAATTTCCTAACCTTGTATCAGAATGTTTTAAAGAAAGATGGGGAAATCCACTTTAAAACGGATAACCAAGCACTATTCGAATACTCATTGCATAGTATGTCTACGTATGGAATGTCACTTCAAAATGTCAGTCTTGATCTTCATCGTAGTTCGTTTGAAGGGAACATCATGACGGAGTATGAAGAGAAGTTCTCTAAAAAAGGTATGCGTATTTACCGACTTGAAGCTAGATATAAAGAACAATAA
- a CDS encoding YtzH-like family protein has translation MPLSSQHKIGLLCDILQNQADEKYMTDDEATQINRLLQSLTNDPSVSSDMKHTLTEITQHHVINHQPFEQKDVEKWLNVINHPSIDSNSTDSPGNTYS, from the coding sequence ATGCCATTATCCAGCCAACATAAAATAGGTTTACTCTGTGATATTTTACAAAATCAAGCAGACGAAAAATATATGACTGACGATGAAGCAACCCAAATCAACCGATTACTTCAATCATTAACAAATGACCCTTCTGTCTCAAGTGATATGAAACATACGTTAACAGAGATCACTCAACACCATGTCATCAATCATCAACCGTTCGAACAGAAGGATGTAGAAAAATGGCTAAATGTTATCAATCATCCGTCAATCGACAGCAATTCTACTGATTCCCCAGGAAATACTTACAGTTAA
- a CDS encoding phosphotransferase family protein has translation MEMFLGDGWKVEPAGGATGEAYIAQQGDQKVFLKRNSSPFLAVLSAEGIVPKLLWTKRLENGDVVTAQRWVKGRELKAYEMKERKVAKLLSKIHGSNELLAMFKRIGNEPLSADVIIDNLRVQLQLNQVEDDIIETGMAYLAAQLDQVVYDQYVVCHCDINHNNWIHGEEEQLYLIDWDGATVADPALDLGLLLYSYIPEHDWEEWIEKYGLLLGESLRERMHWYVVSQTISIILWHYERKQFEEVDKFKDYLHSLLVDGCK, from the coding sequence TTGGAGATGTTTTTAGGAGATGGCTGGAAGGTGGAACCAGCTGGTGGAGCAACAGGTGAAGCATATATAGCCCAGCAAGGTGACCAGAAAGTATTTCTGAAACGCAATTCATCACCATTTCTTGCTGTTCTTTCTGCGGAAGGGATTGTACCTAAGCTACTTTGGACAAAGCGCTTAGAGAACGGTGATGTCGTTACGGCACAACGTTGGGTAAAAGGGCGTGAGCTCAAAGCTTACGAAATGAAAGAACGAAAAGTGGCTAAACTATTGTCGAAAATTCATGGTTCAAATGAATTATTAGCCATGTTTAAGCGAATCGGCAATGAGCCTTTATCCGCGGATGTCATTATTGACAACTTGCGTGTTCAATTGCAATTGAACCAAGTGGAAGATGACATTATCGAAACAGGTATGGCTTACTTAGCCGCGCAACTAGATCAAGTCGTTTATGATCAATATGTGGTTTGTCATTGTGATATTAATCATAATAACTGGATTCATGGAGAAGAAGAACAATTGTATTTAATTGATTGGGATGGAGCTACCGTTGCTGATCCCGCACTTGATTTAGGTTTATTACTGTATTCCTACATTCCTGAACACGATTGGGAAGAGTGGATAGAGAAATATGGTCTTTTATTAGGTGAGTCGTTACGTGAGAGAATGCACTGGTATGTTGTTTCTCAAACGATTTCAATTATTTTATGGCATTACGAACGCAAACAGTTTGAGGAAGTTGATAAATTTAAGGATTACTTACATTCATTATTAGTTGATGGGTGTAAGTAA
- the purU gene encoding formyltetrahydrofolate deformylase, whose translation MKQHTNRARLLISCKDKAGIVSAVSTFLHHYDANIVQSDQFSTDPEGGMFFMRIEFDLGIQSPDFFRFKQEFKELATEMNLDWKMELASRKKKMAILVSKEDHCLLELLWKWRAGELHVDIPVIISNHPTNKQIVESYGIHFVHIPVSKDRKAEAEQEAIDLLKQHDVDFIVLARYMQILSPNFVNSFPHRIINIHHSFLPAFIGANPYAKAFDRGVKLIGATSHYVTDDLDEGPIIEQDVLRVNHRYSTQELRVAGRNVERIALARAVEWHANDQVIVYGNKTVVF comes from the coding sequence ATGAAACAACACACAAACAGAGCAAGATTATTAATTTCTTGCAAAGACAAAGCAGGCATTGTATCGGCAGTCTCAACTTTTTTACACCATTATGATGCAAACATAGTGCAATCAGACCAATTCTCTACAGATCCTGAAGGTGGCATGTTCTTTATGAGAATCGAATTCGATCTCGGTATCCAAAGCCCCGACTTTTTCCGTTTTAAACAAGAGTTTAAAGAGCTTGCGACAGAAATGAATTTAGACTGGAAAATGGAACTCGCTTCACGCAAGAAAAAAATGGCGATTCTCGTATCAAAAGAAGACCATTGTTTATTGGAATTATTATGGAAGTGGCGTGCAGGCGAGTTACATGTAGATATTCCAGTCATTATCAGTAACCACCCAACAAATAAACAAATTGTTGAAAGTTACGGCATCCATTTTGTTCACATTCCTGTTTCAAAAGATAGAAAAGCCGAAGCCGAACAAGAAGCGATTGACCTTCTCAAGCAACATGACGTTGATTTCATCGTCTTAGCTCGTTATATGCAGATTCTAAGTCCAAACTTCGTTAACTCATTCCCACATCGCATTATTAACATCCACCATTCTTTCCTACCTGCATTTATCGGTGCGAATCCATATGCAAAAGCATTTGATCGTGGTGTGAAGTTAATCGGTGCAACGTCACATTACGTGACAGATGATCTAGACGAAGGGCCAATCATCGAACAAGACGTCCTCCGAGTGAACCACCGTTACTCCACCCAAGAACTAAGAGTAGCAGGAAGAAACGTCGAAAGAATCGCCCTAGCAAGAGCCGTAGAATGGCACGCAAACGACCAAGTCATCGTCTACGGCAACAAAACCGTAGTGTTTTAA
- a CDS encoding HicB family protein yields MKEYNKNSYQVDHFSWLVRRVPDWMGRTEIMIEIIGAQGCVSFGYTVKEAKRGLGEALKLWVMRNGELALPEGNEGAHLVYIEPAMTKEEEAYINVELKKLH; encoded by the coding sequence ATGAAGGAGTATAACAAAAACAGTTATCAAGTGGACCATTTCTCATGGCTCGTTCGAAGAGTCCCTGATTGGATGGGACGAACAGAAATCATGATTGAAATTATCGGTGCACAAGGATGCGTCAGCTTCGGTTATACGGTAAAAGAAGCAAAGCGCGGACTAGGAGAAGCGTTGAAATTGTGGGTGATGAGAAACGGTGAACTAGCCTTACCAGAAGGAAACGAAGGTGCACACCTCGTCTATATTGAACCTGCTATGACAAAAGAAGAAGAAGCGTATATAAACGTGGAACTGAAAAAATTACACTGA
- a CDS encoding LrgB family protein, with protein sequence MIDALLLISMFSLTIVAYGLARHVYSRYPYPFTLPLVTSTGMIIAVLLILDIDYSIYQQANGWVNHLLGAAVVALAYPLYKQLPMLKRLFVPIMISVTFGSFVGVYSGVLLARWVGIDPLIIGAMAPKSVTTPVAMQVAENLGGASSLTAVFVVIAGVSGVLFSPYLYRWFNITHPIGRGIGMGCASHAIGTAKAFENSEIDGAASSIAMTISAILIAMFVSILL encoded by the coding sequence ATGATTGATGCTTTGTTACTAATTTCCATGTTCAGTTTGACAATTGTGGCTTATGGGCTTGCTAGACATGTATATAGTCGGTATCCGTACCCTTTTACTCTTCCCTTGGTAACATCAACAGGAATGATCATTGCCGTGTTGTTAATACTGGATATTGATTACTCCATTTATCAACAAGCGAATGGGTGGGTCAATCATTTATTAGGGGCAGCAGTCGTTGCCCTGGCCTACCCACTTTATAAACAGTTACCGATGCTCAAACGGCTTTTTGTCCCCATAATGATTAGTGTCACGTTTGGATCCTTTGTTGGTGTTTATAGCGGGGTCCTGCTAGCAAGATGGGTAGGGATTGATCCGTTAATTATTGGTGCAATGGCTCCCAAGTCTGTGACGACACCTGTGGCCATGCAAGTGGCTGAAAATCTTGGTGGGGCCTCTTCTTTAACGGCCGTATTTGTCGTTATTGCTGGGGTGAGTGGTGTTTTATTTTCACCATACCTCTACCGGTGGTTTAACATCACACATCCAATTGGAAGAGGTATAGGGATGGGGTGTGCATCTCATGCAATAGGAACAGCAAAAGCTTTTGAAAATAGTGAAATAGATGGTGCAGCAAGCTCAATTGCCATGACTATTAGTGCGATTCTCATTGCTATGTTTGTCTCCATACTTCTGTAA
- a CDS encoding CidA/LrgA family protein → MNKALQLLQLILHIGILYGFYIIGTWVQSVFDLIIPGSIIGMLLLFLLLFANILPVSLIENGTNLLIRHMPLLFVPFTVGILGYLDVFNGDGFWLILVTIFSTIVVFVLSGIMAQWLVNRKEQADD, encoded by the coding sequence ATGAATAAGGCTTTACAATTACTACAACTTATTTTACACATTGGAATTCTTTATGGATTTTACATAATTGGAACATGGGTTCAGTCAGTGTTTGATTTGATTATTCCTGGAAGCATAATTGGGATGTTGCTACTCTTTCTATTGTTGTTTGCAAACATCCTTCCGGTTTCTTTAATAGAGAACGGGACAAACTTATTAATTCGCCATATGCCGTTGTTATTTGTCCCATTTACTGTCGGAATCCTTGGTTATTTAGATGTGTTTAATGGGGATGGTTTTTGGTTAATTCTTGTGACGATCTTTAGTACAATCGTTGTTTTTGTCCTGTCTGGAATAATGGCCCAATGGCTTGTTAATAGAAAGGAGCAAGCTGATGATTGA
- the thpR gene encoding RNA 2',3'-cyclic phosphodiesterase — MNDMHYFLSIPISDQIKDAYKNSLQQLKDAYPFKQWVHPDDLHITLVFLGALSDETKQELTSHVQQVTLEDQTIRPFSLKLTDLQTFGKDESPRIFWVDVEGEADRLHQLYRQLKNACVNLGCRVDERPYRPHLTIAKRWKGTHDFSVNMTPFDEQVFRWDVSYVSLMKIDPSSQPKYTEIERFELGKMNE; from the coding sequence ATGAATGACATGCATTATTTTCTTTCTATTCCAATTAGCGATCAAATTAAAGATGCGTATAAGAATTCTTTGCAGCAATTAAAAGATGCGTATCCATTTAAACAGTGGGTCCATCCTGATGATCTCCATATCACGCTTGTCTTTTTAGGTGCTCTTTCAGATGAAACAAAGCAGGAGTTAACGTCTCACGTACAACAAGTAACACTAGAAGACCAAACGATACGACCTTTTTCTCTGAAACTGACGGATCTACAAACGTTTGGAAAAGACGAGTCGCCACGTATCTTTTGGGTCGATGTTGAAGGAGAGGCAGACCGTTTACATCAGCTTTATCGACAACTTAAGAACGCATGTGTCAACCTAGGTTGCCGAGTAGATGAACGACCATATCGTCCTCATCTAACTATAGCTAAAAGGTGGAAAGGAACTCATGATTTTTCTGTCAATATGACCCCATTTGATGAGCAAGTATTCCGTTGGGATGTGTCTTATGTTAGCTTGATGAAAATTGACCCGTCATCTCAGCCAAAATATACAGAAATCGAACGATTTGAGTTGGGTAAGATGAATGAATAA
- the cysK gene encoding cysteine synthase A, with protein sequence MRVVNNMAELIGQTPLVKLNRISPVGGAKVYLKMEMMNPSGSVKDRAAYNMIIEAEKSGHLKAGSTLIEPTSGNTGIGLAMNAAAKGYHAILVMPDTMSQERINLLKAYGAEVVLTPGDKKMPGAIDKAHELVKEIPNSYMPMQFENEANPDAHRKTTALEIKTALDSVNESLSAFVAASGTGGTITGTGEELKRFYPDATVHVVEPAGSPVLSGGKPGPHKLVGTSPGFIPSILNESVYDEIFKIEDDDAYRVTRSLAKKEGILVGPSSGAACFAALEVAKRLNPDDVVVAIACDTGERYLSTDLFQFDDKE encoded by the coding sequence ATGAGAGTAGTTAACAATATGGCAGAGCTAATTGGTCAAACACCACTTGTAAAGTTAAATCGTATAAGTCCAGTAGGCGGTGCTAAGGTTTACTTAAAAATGGAAATGATGAACCCTAGTGGAAGCGTCAAAGACCGAGCGGCCTACAATATGATTATCGAAGCTGAAAAGAGTGGTCATTTAAAAGCAGGGTCGACCCTCATTGAGCCAACAAGTGGGAACACAGGAATTGGTCTCGCTATGAATGCAGCAGCCAAAGGATACCATGCTATTCTAGTTATGCCAGACACGATGTCTCAAGAAAGAATTAACCTATTGAAAGCATACGGGGCGGAAGTTGTCTTAACACCAGGTGACAAAAAAATGCCTGGTGCCATTGATAAAGCTCATGAATTGGTTAAAGAGATCCCTAATAGTTATATGCCAATGCAGTTTGAAAACGAAGCAAACCCGGATGCTCATAGAAAAACAACAGCACTTGAAATTAAGACAGCCCTAGATAGTGTTAATGAATCATTGTCTGCTTTTGTAGCTGCGTCTGGTACAGGCGGGACAATCACAGGTACGGGAGAAGAATTAAAAAGATTTTATCCCGATGCCACTGTACACGTTGTTGAGCCTGCTGGATCACCTGTATTATCAGGTGGTAAGCCCGGTCCTCATAAATTAGTCGGAACAAGCCCAGGCTTCATTCCCTCCATTTTAAATGAATCGGTTTATGATGAGATTTTTAAGATAGAAGATGACGATGCCTACCGAGTGACACGAAGTTTAGCTAAAAAGGAAGGGATTCTCGTTGGTCCTTCATCTGGAGCAGCTTGCTTTGCTGCTTTAGAAGTAGCTAAACGCCTAAACCCAGACGATGTGGTCGTTGCTATCGCGTGTGACACAGGCGAACGTTATTTATCTACAGATTTATTTCAATTTGATGATAAAGAATAA
- the pepV gene encoding dipeptidase PepV: MMKIDWINEVETRKEKLIEQTQEFLRINSVLDESTATKDKPFGEGIHQALSYMLTKGKECDFSVKDVDGYAGYVEHGAGDESVGVLCHLDVVPVGANWTSPPFSAEIRGGKIFARGAIDNKGPTMAAFFALSLLSELDVPLSRRIRMIFGTDEESNWRCVEHYFKHEEMPTIGFAPDADFPIIHAEKGIMDVRLSYPIETHPDSEVELQSFVSGDRLNMVPDEAIAVIKGERSRLEGLEQHFKAAVEKEQLEGHSKWEGERVTFTLAGKSAHGSTPEKGQNAGVLLANCLTKFAFDGSGSTFLMNIASTFTNDFHGEKLGIKTFDQVSGPLTVNLGRIHYEKDKEAILGLNIRYPVTAKGQDIRKGLEVFAKAKNATLDILDHMEPSYVEKDHPLIQALQAVYERQTGEEATLLAIGGGTYARSLDVGVAFGPMFPGREDVAHQKDEYIIIEDLIRATAIYAEAMYELAK, encoded by the coding sequence ATAATGAAGATCGATTGGATCAATGAGGTTGAAACTCGCAAAGAAAAGTTAATTGAACAAACCCAGGAATTTCTGCGTATTAACAGTGTTTTAGACGAATCAACAGCGACAAAAGATAAGCCATTTGGTGAAGGAATTCATCAGGCTCTAAGCTATATGTTAACAAAAGGTAAAGAGTGTGATTTTTCTGTTAAGGACGTGGATGGATATGCTGGCTATGTCGAACATGGTGCAGGAGACGAGTCTGTTGGTGTCCTATGCCACTTGGACGTTGTTCCTGTAGGTGCGAATTGGACGAGTCCCCCTTTTTCAGCAGAGATCCGAGGTGGGAAGATTTTTGCCAGAGGTGCTATTGACAACAAGGGACCAACGATGGCTGCGTTTTTCGCCCTATCTTTACTAAGTGAATTGGACGTTCCCCTTAGTCGACGTATTCGCATGATTTTTGGAACCGATGAAGAAAGCAATTGGCGGTGTGTTGAGCATTATTTTAAACATGAAGAGATGCCAACGATTGGTTTCGCACCTGATGCAGACTTCCCTATCATTCATGCTGAGAAGGGGATTATGGATGTTCGTTTATCGTATCCAATTGAAACACATCCAGACAGTGAAGTAGAATTACAATCGTTTGTATCAGGTGACCGGTTAAACATGGTACCAGATGAAGCGATTGCCGTTATTAAAGGAGAACGTTCTAGATTAGAAGGATTAGAACAACATTTTAAGGCAGCCGTAGAAAAGGAGCAGTTAGAAGGTCATTCGAAATGGGAAGGAGAGCGAGTAACATTTACTTTAGCCGGAAAGTCCGCACATGGATCCACACCAGAAAAAGGTCAAAACGCAGGCGTGCTTTTAGCAAATTGTCTAACAAAATTTGCCTTTGATGGATCAGGTAGTACTTTTCTTATGAATATTGCTTCTACTTTCACGAATGACTTTCATGGAGAGAAGCTAGGCATCAAAACATTCGATCAAGTCTCAGGGCCATTAACGGTCAACCTTGGTCGAATTCATTATGAAAAAGACAAAGAGGCAATACTAGGTCTCAATATCCGTTACCCGGTTACAGCGAAAGGGCAAGATATTAGAAAGGGACTTGAAGTCTTTGCAAAGGCTAAGAATGCAACACTTGATATTCTTGACCATATGGAGCCAAGCTACGTGGAGAAAGATCATCCATTGATTCAAGCATTGCAAGCGGTGTATGAGCGTCAAACAGGAGAAGAAGCAACTCTTCTTGCCATTGGTGGAGGTACTTATGCACGTTCACTTGATGTTGGGGTGGCATTTGGACCGATGTTTCCAGGGCGAGAGGATGTGGCCCATCAAAAAGATGAATACATCATTATTGAAGATCTCATTCGAGCGACAGCCATCTATGCAGAAGCTATGTATGAATTAGCTAAATAA
- a CDS encoding DeoR family transcriptional regulator translates to MKTSTDRMLTRIKSIYLYIKQRGIVTTTELVEEFGITHRTVQRDLNVLEYNNLVSSPSRGKWSVTDRKTRVS, encoded by the coding sequence TTGAAAACTTCAACTGATCGTATGCTGACCCGTATTAAATCCATTTACCTCTACATTAAACAAAGGGGGATCGTCACGACGACTGAATTGGTTGAAGAATTCGGCATCACCCATCGGACTGTTCAGCGTGACTTAAACGTACTAGAGTATAACAACCTAGTAAGTAGTCCTTCTCGTGGCAAGTGGAGCGTAACAGACAGGAAGACACGCGTTTCATAA